In the Terriglobia bacterium genome, AGTGCGATCTCCCCGCGGTTGGCGATCAGAACTTTATTGAACACGGTTTCACTTGGTCTATCGGTCGGTCGGTCGACCGGTCGGTCGGCGGAAGGAGGTGATGACAGACCGATGGACCGATGGACCGACAGACGGTCATTTCGTCCGGATAGCAAACAGCGGCTGGCCGTACTCCACCGGCTGCGCGTTGGTGACGTAGGTCTTCACCAGCTCGCCGGCGTAGTCGGATTCGATCTCGTTCATCAGCTTCATGGCTTCGATAATGCACAGGACCTGGCCGACGCCGACGTTGTCGCCCACCTTGACGAAGGGCGGCGCGCCCGGCGACGGCGCCTCGTAGAATGTGCCCACGATGGGCGAGCGGATGACGTGCAGCCCGGCTTCTTCCTCGCTTTCCACGG is a window encoding:
- the accB gene encoding acetyl-CoA carboxylase biotin carboxyl carrier protein, whose product is MNQKELKELIEFLIEKDIAEFELERGDVKVRIKRAGADSPAAAEPRYFAVPQAPPAPAFTPPAVAVAHPAPASPTAAPPAGTVESEEEAGLHVIRSPIVGTFYEAPSPGAPPFVKVGDNVGVGQVLCIIEAMKLMNEIESDYAGELVKTYVTNAQPVEYGQPLFAIRTK